The following coding sequences lie in one Pseudomonas sp. SL4(2022) genomic window:
- a CDS encoding ATP-binding cassette domain-containing protein: protein MFRLDAVSFSLAERILLHPLTLDIPQGQVVGLIGHNGSGKSTLLKMLARQQPASSGHLLLDDLPLAAWKDRDFARQVAYLPQQLPPADSLTVRELVGFGRYPWHGLLGRFGSEDHAKVREAMLLTDTERFAERMVDSLSGGERQRVWLAMLLAQNSRFLLLDEPTSALDIAHQVDVLGLVHQLSRQLGLSVIVVLHDINMASRYCDRLIALHSGRLLLDGSPAELMTDSNLEAIYGLPMQVLSHPRGQQPIAVVV, encoded by the coding sequence ATGTTCCGACTCGACGCGGTCAGTTTTAGCCTGGCTGAGCGAATCCTGCTGCATCCGCTGACACTGGATATCCCCCAAGGTCAGGTGGTGGGGTTAATTGGGCACAATGGCTCCGGTAAATCCACTCTGCTAAAAATGTTGGCTCGCCAGCAACCGGCCAGTTCCGGCCACCTGCTGCTGGACGATTTACCGCTGGCCGCCTGGAAGGACCGCGACTTTGCCCGCCAGGTGGCCTATCTGCCGCAACAGCTACCACCCGCCGACAGCCTGACGGTGCGCGAGCTAGTCGGCTTCGGCCGCTATCCCTGGCACGGCCTGCTCGGCCGCTTCGGCAGCGAGGATCACGCCAAGGTGCGCGAGGCCATGCTTCTGACCGACACCGAGCGCTTCGCCGAGCGCATGGTCGACAGCCTCTCCGGCGGCGAGCGCCAGCGCGTCTGGCTGGCCATGCTGCTGGCGCAGAACAGCCGTTTCCTGCTGCTGGACGAGCCGACCTCGGCGCTGGACATCGCTCATCAGGTGGATGTGCTCGGCCTGGTGCATCAGCTCAGCCGCCAGCTGGGCCTGAGCGTGATCGTGGTGTTGCACGACATCAACATGGCCAGCCGCTACTGCGACCGTCTGATCGCCCTGCACAGCGGGCGCCTGCTGCTGGACGGCAGTCCGGCAGAGCTGATGACCGACAGCAACCTGGAGGCCATCTACGGCCTGCCCATGCAGGTGCTCAGCCACCCGCGTGGCCAGCAACCCATTGCCGTGGTGGTGTGA
- a CDS encoding ABC transporter substrate-binding protein: protein MRWLLCMLALLAAIAQADTRQPRIAVIDWGLTETLLGLGVTPIAVAQTEGYRRWVQAPELPAQVVDLGLRIEPNLELLSQLKPDMILITPQFAASRAQLERVAPVHTLAIYTPETEAYIGAQRVTRELAELLGRQAEGEAMITRIDATMERVRQRLAAQALPPFYVMTFLDQRHVRLFGKQSIYQGVLDRVGLRNAWQGPTNYWGFSQQGIDRLAETPEAALLYLKPMPPGTEDGLVASALWNQLPAVRAGRLYDLPPVWSFNGLMAAERFANLLEARLLPESTQ, encoded by the coding sequence ATGCGCTGGCTGCTCTGCATGCTCGCCCTGCTGGCGGCAATCGCCCAGGCCGACACTCGCCAGCCGCGCATCGCGGTGATCGACTGGGGCCTGACCGAAACCCTGCTCGGCCTGGGCGTGACGCCCATCGCCGTGGCGCAGACCGAGGGCTACCGGCGCTGGGTGCAGGCGCCCGAGCTGCCGGCGCAGGTGGTCGACCTCGGCCTGCGCATCGAGCCCAATCTGGAGCTGCTCAGCCAGCTCAAGCCGGACATGATTCTGATCACCCCGCAGTTCGCCGCCAGCCGCGCGCAGCTGGAGCGGGTGGCACCGGTGCACACGCTGGCCATCTACACCCCGGAAACCGAGGCCTATATCGGTGCCCAGCGGGTGACCCGCGAGCTGGCCGAACTGCTTGGGCGGCAGGCCGAAGGCGAAGCGATGATTACCCGCATCGATGCCACGATGGAGCGGGTCCGCCAGCGCCTGGCAGCACAAGCGCTGCCACCTTTCTACGTGATGACCTTCCTCGACCAGCGCCACGTGCGCCTGTTCGGCAAGCAGAGCATCTACCAGGGCGTACTCGATCGCGTCGGCCTGCGTAACGCCTGGCAGGGCCCGACCAATTACTGGGGTTTCAGCCAGCAGGGTATCGACCGCCTGGCGGAGACGCCCGAGGCCGCCCTGCTCTATCTGAAACCCATGCCGCCCGGCACCGAGGATGGTCTGGTCGCCAGCGCCCTTTGGAATCAGCTGCCGGCCGTGCGCGCGGGGCGTCTGTATGACCTGCCGCCAGTCTGGAGCTTCAACGGCCTGATGGCCGCAGAGCGATTCGCCAACCTGCTGGAGGCGCGCCTGCTGCCGGAGAGCACGCAATGA
- the fhuB gene encoding Fe(3+)-hydroxamate ABC transporter permease FhuB has translation MTDLAQGLLPVRTHRGFSSHPAWLCGLLLALTLALAFTHLDQRLPSGQWLQAMFAPQSGDMAQLILHFSWLPRLCMALLCGAVLALAGTLMQQVLRNPLASPTTLGVASGAQLGLLVATLWAPWLLDFGREWVALAGGGLASLLVFALAWRRGLAPLTLILAGLVVTLYLSALNVTLMLVQQQDLNAVFIWGSGSLSQNSWSSVQFLVPRLVVGLLLLLPLLRPLALLELDDSGVKSLGVPLRFLRFVTLTLAVYLAACVVSTVGVIGFIGLAAPALVRLLGARTFAQRLRWAPLLGGLLLSVTDLGIQRLAGNLAELVPTGAATALLGAPLLLWLLPRLRLAGGQPHSGDGHQFSRHPFPARRLLPLAVALACALLIALGLGRGLDGWQWNLGDATLLDWRWPRVMAAAAAGCMLALAGCMIQRLTGNPMASPEVLGISAGAALGLITLLFLLPYSGPLAQLALGGLGAGLTLALLLGLSRRSGFAPERVLLIGISITALFDALQVILLAGGDPRGQNLLGWMSGSTYFVGPQMALWVLVCSLVLLVVALPFGRWLELLPLGDGTPRALGVPLGRSRFVLLLLSALLTAGATLIVGPLSFIGLLAPHLARLLGLARAVPQLLGAALLGALVMVAADWLGRTLLFPAQLPAGLLASLLGGAYFMLCLYRR, from the coding sequence ATGACCGACCTGGCTCAAGGACTACTGCCCGTGCGCACTCATCGCGGCTTCTCCAGCCATCCTGCCTGGCTGTGCGGCCTGCTGTTGGCACTGACCTTGGCCCTTGCCTTCACTCACCTGGACCAGCGTCTTCCGAGCGGACAATGGCTGCAGGCCATGTTTGCCCCACAAAGCGGAGACATGGCGCAGCTGATCCTGCATTTCAGCTGGTTACCACGCCTGTGCATGGCCCTGCTCTGCGGCGCCGTGCTGGCCTTGGCCGGCACCCTGATGCAGCAGGTGTTGCGCAACCCGCTGGCCTCGCCGACCACCCTGGGTGTGGCCAGCGGCGCCCAGCTAGGCCTGCTGGTGGCCACCTTATGGGCACCCTGGCTACTGGATTTCGGCCGCGAATGGGTGGCCCTGGCCGGCGGCGGCCTGGCCTCCCTGCTGGTGTTTGCTCTAGCCTGGCGACGTGGCCTGGCGCCGCTGACACTGATCCTCGCCGGTCTGGTGGTGACACTGTATTTGAGCGCACTCAACGTGACCCTGATGCTGGTCCAGCAGCAGGACCTCAACGCAGTGTTTATCTGGGGCTCCGGCTCGCTCAGCCAGAACAGCTGGAGCAGCGTGCAGTTCCTCGTGCCACGCCTGGTCGTCGGCCTGTTGCTCCTGCTGCCGTTGCTGCGTCCACTGGCCCTGCTCGAACTCGACGACAGCGGCGTGAAAAGCCTGGGCGTGCCGCTGCGTTTCCTGCGTTTCGTCACCCTGACTCTGGCCGTCTACCTGGCTGCCTGCGTGGTCAGCACGGTGGGCGTGATCGGTTTCATCGGCCTGGCCGCCCCGGCCCTGGTGCGCCTGCTCGGCGCGCGTACTTTCGCCCAGCGCCTGCGCTGGGCGCCGCTGCTCGGCGGCCTGCTGCTGAGCGTCACCGATCTGGGTATCCAGCGTCTGGCTGGCAACCTCGCCGAACTGGTGCCCACCGGTGCCGCCACCGCCCTGCTCGGCGCGCCTCTGCTGCTCTGGCTGTTGCCACGCCTGCGCCTGGCCGGTGGTCAGCCGCACAGCGGCGACGGCCATCAGTTCAGCCGTCATCCATTCCCGGCCAGACGCTTGCTGCCGTTGGCTGTGGCTTTAGCCTGCGCACTGTTGATCGCCCTCGGCCTGGGCCGTGGCCTGGACGGCTGGCAGTGGAATCTGGGCGACGCCACTCTGCTCGACTGGCGCTGGCCACGGGTGATGGCCGCCGCTGCCGCCGGCTGCATGTTGGCCCTGGCTGGTTGCATGATCCAGCGCCTGACCGGTAACCCGATGGCCAGCCCCGAGGTGCTCGGCATCAGCGCGGGTGCCGCCCTGGGGCTGATCACCCTGCTGTTCCTGTTGCCTTACTCCGGGCCGTTGGCCCAGTTGGCGCTGGGCGGCCTGGGTGCTGGTCTAACCCTTGCGCTGCTGCTCGGCTTGTCACGCCGCTCCGGCTTCGCCCCCGAGCGGGTGCTGCTGATCGGCATCAGCATCACCGCGCTGTTCGACGCCCTGCAGGTGATCCTGCTGGCCGGCGGCGACCCACGCGGGCAGAACCTGCTGGGCTGGATGTCCGGCTCGACCTATTTCGTCGGCCCGCAGATGGCGCTGTGGGTACTGGTTTGCAGCCTGGTGCTGCTGGTCGTCGCGCTGCCCTTCGGCCGCTGGCTGGAACTGCTGCCGCTGGGCGATGGCACGCCGCGCGCCCTGGGCGTGCCGCTGGGACGAAGCCGTTTTGTGCTGTTGCTGCTGTCTGCGCTGCTCACCGCCGGCGCCACCCTGATCGTCGGCCCGCTGAGCTTTATCGGCCTGCTGGCACCGCACCTGGCGCGCTTGCTCGGCCTGGCCCGCGCCGTGCCGCAACTGCTCGGCGCAGCGCTGTTGGGTGCACTGGTGATGGTGGCGGCGGATTGGCTGGGACGCACCCTGCTGTTCCCCGCGCAATTGCCTGCGGGGCTGCTGGCATCGCTGCTGGGTGGCGCCTACTTCATGCTGTGCCTGTATCGACGCTAA
- the fhuF gene encoding siderophore-iron reductase FhuF, which yields MIAATDTPKESPAHAPDPGGGPMIPAIAPLFQGPFAHYRDVLTLADDPRPALSGREFVSAERLEEQMLRFAPEHAEGDRRALMSLWSKYYFLRLIPPVLAAGLILNWRLPLDFDEIQVVVGADGLPEAFKLPHAGERWSSAPANGFERFAGLLDDNLLPFIDALRSHRKVAARVLWSNAGNYFEWFMSTLGGLPFPKPMLAQGFEVLESQLRPDGSRNPLCQPVLYVPQGEGCAPWRQRKQCCIRNELGMAMCDNCPLLEEPPAEGVAVLD from the coding sequence ATGATCGCCGCCACCGACACACCCAAGGAGTCGCCAGCGCATGCGCCTGACCCAGGCGGGGGGCCGATGATCCCGGCCATTGCCCCGCTGTTCCAAGGGCCTTTCGCCCATTACCGCGATGTTCTCACCCTTGCGGATGACCCACGCCCGGCACTGTCCGGGCGTGAGTTTGTCAGCGCCGAACGTCTGGAAGAGCAGATGCTGCGCTTCGCCCCCGAGCACGCCGAAGGCGATCGCCGGGCGCTGATGTCGCTGTGGTCCAAGTACTACTTCCTGCGCCTGATTCCGCCGGTACTGGCTGCCGGACTGATCCTTAACTGGCGCCTGCCGCTGGACTTCGACGAGATCCAGGTGGTGGTCGGCGCCGACGGCCTGCCCGAGGCGTTCAAGCTGCCGCATGCCGGCGAGCGCTGGAGCAGCGCGCCGGCCAATGGCTTCGAGCGTTTCGCCGGGCTGCTCGACGACAACCTGCTGCCTTTCATCGACGCACTGCGCAGCCATCGCAAGGTCGCCGCACGGGTGCTGTGGAGCAACGCCGGCAACTACTTCGAGTGGTTCATGAGCACCCTCGGCGGCCTGCCGTTCCCCAAACCGATGCTGGCCCAGGGCTTCGAGGTGCTGGAAAGCCAGCTGCGCCCCGATGGCAGCCGCAATCCGTTGTGCCAGCCGGTGCTCTATGTGCCCCAGGGCGAGGGCTGCGCGCCCTGGCGCCAGCGCAAGCAGTGCTGCATCCGCAACGAGCTGGGCATGGCCATGTGCGACAACTGCCCGCTGCTCGAAGAGCCGCCGGCGGAAGGCGTGGCCGTACTGGATTGA
- a CDS encoding lysine N(6)-hydroxylase/L-ornithine N(5)-oxygenase family protein, giving the protein MSIETLEYDVIGLGFGPANLAIAVALDEDRRTREQGGLRYCFLEKKPAFEWHGGMLLEDSRMQISFLKDLATLRNPASRFTFVNYLHQKGRLASFINVGTFTPSRLEYNDYLGWAAAQFNDRVHYGEEVIAVEPVLDGGEVTRVKVISRLADGRTRARITRNLVVSIGGEPVVPEAFRPLKGDARVMHSSGYLERIHACGEPKRLAVLGSGQSAAEIFTDLCGRYPQAEVSLVMRSQALRPADDSPFVNEIFDPDYTDVVYGQSSEERQAFIQANAQTNYSVVNLDLIESIYHRLYLQKVTGHAPHSLLTQRSIEAVEADAEGIRLNLSGPQGVEERLYDAVVLATGYRRDGYKRLLGGLAAHLGEGVERDYRLCCQPHMSAGIYLQGCCESSHGLSDTLLSVLAIRSQEVVDALLDDRRHRHTQGVASACA; this is encoded by the coding sequence ATGAGCATAGAAACGCTGGAATACGATGTAATCGGCCTGGGCTTCGGCCCGGCCAACCTGGCCATTGCCGTGGCCCTCGACGAAGACCGCCGCACGCGCGAGCAGGGCGGTCTGCGTTATTGCTTCCTGGAAAAGAAACCGGCCTTCGAGTGGCACGGTGGCATGCTCCTGGAAGACAGCCGCATGCAGATTTCCTTTCTCAAGGATCTGGCTACCCTGCGCAACCCGGCCAGCCGCTTCACCTTCGTCAACTACCTGCACCAGAAAGGGCGCCTGGCGTCCTTTATCAACGTCGGCACCTTCACGCCGTCGCGCCTGGAGTACAACGACTATCTGGGTTGGGCCGCCGCCCAGTTCAACGACCGCGTGCACTACGGCGAGGAAGTCATTGCTGTCGAACCGGTGCTTGATGGCGGGGAAGTGACCCGGGTCAAGGTGATCTCGCGCCTGGCCGACGGCCGCACCCGTGCGCGCATCACCCGCAACCTGGTGGTCAGCATCGGCGGTGAGCCGGTGGTGCCCGAGGCGTTCCGCCCGCTCAAGGGCGATGCGCGTGTGATGCACTCGTCCGGCTACCTGGAGCGTATCCACGCCTGTGGCGAGCCCAAGCGCCTGGCGGTGCTGGGTTCCGGGCAGAGCGCGGCGGAAATCTTCACCGACCTGTGCGGCCGTTACCCGCAGGCCGAGGTCTCGCTGGTGATGCGCAGCCAGGCCCTGCGCCCGGCGGACGACAGCCCGTTCGTCAACGAGATCTTCGATCCGGACTACACCGACGTGGTTTACGGCCAGTCCTCGGAGGAGCGCCAGGCGTTCATCCAGGCCAACGCGCAGACCAACTACTCGGTGGTCAACCTGGACCTGATCGAGAGCATCTATCACCGTCTGTACCTGCAGAAGGTCACCGGTCATGCGCCGCACAGCCTGCTGACGCAGCGCAGCATCGAAGCGGTGGAGGCGGACGCCGAGGGCATTCGCCTAAACCTGAGCGGTCCGCAGGGCGTGGAAGAGCGTCTGTACGATGCCGTGGTCTTGGCCACCGGCTATCGCCGCGACGGCTACAAGCGCCTGCTCGGTGGATTGGCCGCGCACCTGGGCGAAGGCGTCGAGCGCGACTATCGCCTGTGCTGCCAGCCGCACATGAGCGCAGGTATCTATCTGCAGGGCTGCTGCGAGTCCAGTCACGGCCTGAGCGACACGCTGTTGTCTGTGCTGGCCATACGTTCACAGGAAGTGGTCGACGCTTTGTTGGATGATCGCCGCCACCGACACACCCAAGGAGTCGCCAGCGCATGCGCCTGA
- a CDS encoding GNAT family N-acetyltransferase: MNSNKLTRLPLPDGRQLSARDDGASLALHLDEHALLRAQRQGELLVPLELALAEQAEALWLLAYWCFANEPQRQSLVLRLEQVDPALLNSGLLVVAGDELCIERVRFWQLPGPFLRNVSHAGYPQQMIMHASGRRHPRRGPKPVGEVYRRFDANLGAWISLRTLDIDEDLARFNRWQNSARVAAFWQEEGDLDKHRRYLQELLDDPRVLPLIGCFDDQPFAYYEAYWAKEDRIAPFYAVDDYDRGIHMLVGEENHRGPHKVASWLNALTHYLLLDDPRTQRIVAEPRADNARMIGHMQAQGYHKDKEFHFPHKRAALMIQSREVFFERCNLA; encoded by the coding sequence ATGAATTCTAACAAGCTGACCCGGCTGCCGCTGCCTGATGGTCGGCAGCTGAGCGCCCGCGACGATGGTGCCAGCCTGGCGCTGCACCTGGACGAGCATGCGCTGCTGCGTGCGCAACGTCAGGGTGAGTTGCTGGTTCCGCTGGAACTGGCCCTGGCCGAACAGGCCGAGGCACTATGGCTGCTGGCCTATTGGTGTTTCGCCAACGAGCCACAACGGCAAAGCCTGGTGCTGCGGCTGGAGCAGGTCGACCCGGCGCTGCTGAACAGCGGCCTGCTGGTCGTCGCAGGTGACGAACTGTGCATCGAGCGTGTGCGGTTCTGGCAACTGCCGGGGCCGTTCCTGCGTAACGTCAGTCATGCCGGTTACCCGCAGCAGATGATCATGCACGCCAGTGGGCGGCGTCATCCGCGCCGTGGGCCTAAGCCGGTGGGTGAAGTCTATCGGCGCTTCGATGCCAACCTGGGCGCGTGGATTTCCCTGCGCACGTTGGATATCGACGAGGACCTGGCGCGCTTCAACCGCTGGCAGAACAGTGCCCGGGTGGCTGCGTTCTGGCAGGAAGAGGGCGATCTGGACAAGCACCGCCGTTACCTGCAGGAACTGCTCGACGATCCGCGTGTGCTGCCGCTGATCGGTTGTTTCGACGATCAGCCGTTCGCCTATTACGAAGCCTACTGGGCCAAGGAAGACCGCATCGCGCCGTTCTACGCGGTAGACGACTACGACCGTGGCATCCACATGCTGGTCGGCGAGGAAAACCATCGTGGTCCGCACAAGGTGGCCAGCTGGCTCAACGCGCTGACTCATTACCTGTTGCTCGACGACCCACGCACCCAGCGCATTGTCGCCGAACCGCGGGCCGACAACGCCCGGATGATCGGCCACATGCAGGCCCAGGGTTACCACAAGGACAAGGAATTTCATTTCCCCCACAAGCGCGCGGCACTGATGATCCAGTCCCGCGAGGTGTTTTTCGAACGCTGCAATTTGGCGTAG